The Fortiea contorta PCC 7126 genome has a segment encoding these proteins:
- a CDS encoding ankyrin repeat domain-containing protein, producing the protein MTENNDISLVMAAKSGDIKRLCGLIAAGVKVDVCDRDGTTALMFAANLGYTEIVRSLLDAGANINLPRRRYGLTALMLAASANQLDTVKLLVARGADVNVVNEDGSTALMAAAVKGYVDVVKVLLAAGALVDVADQDNDTALKLAVKQGHAIIVESLLQKNANVNIQDEDGETLLMIAADLGHLHVVETLLATGADVQIKNAAGGTALLAAAAGGQSAIATTLLDRGADVNLQDEDGETALHLAVVEGYIDVVEVLLNRGADAKIRNHLGDTPILVAALQGHSQIVELLLRSGVDINQKNLGETPLTLAASQGHTQTVRVLLDGGADVNLPSDDGKTALIKAAERHRIEVMQLLLAQGANVNFQDAAGATALMWAASGGNRQAVEILLQAGADVNLRNRGGYTALMLAEFNGFRDVVRSLRTSGAQE; encoded by the coding sequence ATGACTGAAAATAACGATATTTCGCTGGTGATGGCTGCTAAAAGTGGTGATATCAAACGGCTGTGTGGACTGATAGCGGCTGGTGTTAAGGTGGACGTGTGCGATCGCGATGGCACTACGGCGTTAATGTTTGCTGCGAATTTAGGCTACACGGAAATTGTGCGATCGCTGCTGGATGCAGGTGCTAATATTAATTTGCCCAGAAGGCGCTATGGCTTGACGGCTTTGATGTTGGCTGCGAGTGCTAATCAACTAGATACTGTCAAGCTTTTGGTTGCTAGAGGTGCTGATGTCAATGTTGTCAATGAAGATGGCAGCACGGCGTTGATGGCAGCAGCGGTTAAGGGTTATGTTGATGTGGTGAAAGTTTTGTTAGCTGCCGGCGCCCTGGTGGATGTCGCCGATCAAGATAATGACACAGCTTTAAAGTTGGCAGTTAAACAAGGACATGCCATTATAGTTGAGAGCTTACTACAAAAAAACGCAAATGTCAATATCCAAGATGAAGATGGCGAAACATTGCTGATGATTGCTGCAGATTTGGGACATTTGCATGTGGTGGAAACTTTGTTGGCTACTGGGGCTGATGTGCAAATAAAAAACGCCGCTGGTGGAACAGCGCTGTTAGCAGCTGCGGCTGGGGGACAAAGTGCGATCGCTACAACTTTACTTGATCGCGGTGCTGATGTTAATCTGCAAGATGAAGATGGGGAAACTGCGCTACATCTGGCTGTTGTCGAGGGTTACATTGATGTAGTGGAGGTGTTACTTAATCGGGGTGCGGATGCAAAAATTAGAAACCATTTAGGTGATACACCAATACTAGTAGCAGCGTTGCAAGGACACAGCCAAATAGTTGAGCTGCTGTTGCGTTCTGGTGTAGACATTAATCAGAAAAATCTGGGTGAAACCCCTTTGACACTAGCTGCATCCCAAGGACATACTCAAACGGTGCGGGTGTTACTGGATGGTGGTGCGGATGTTAATTTACCTAGCGACGACGGGAAAACGGCTTTAATTAAAGCAGCAGAACGTCACCGCATTGAGGTAATGCAGTTATTACTAGCTCAGGGAGCTAATGTGAATTTTCAAGATGCTGCTGGAGCAACAGCGTTAATGTGGGCGGCTTCTGGAGGTAATCGCCAAGCTGTAGAGATATTACTACAAGCCGGAGCGGATGTAAATTTGCGAAATCGCGGCGGATATACGGCTTTGATGCTGGCTGAATTTAATGGCTTTAGGGATGTGGTGCGGAGTTTGCGAACATCTGGGGCCCAGGAGTAA
- a CDS encoding DUF4079 domain-containing protein produces MNLELSASFKYWLNFLHPVIMWVLLALSLYAAYLGLQVQRTRNAQGEEKKELIKGKYNIRHYQMGSILLGLLVAGAVGGMAVTYINNGKLFVGPHLLAGLGMTSLIAFSAALSPYMQKGANWARVTHILLNFTLLGLFTWQAVTGVQIVQRILTNA; encoded by the coding sequence ATGAATTTGGAACTTTCTGCATCATTTAAGTACTGGCTGAACTTCCTTCACCCAGTCATCATGTGGGTACTATTAGCACTCTCGCTTTATGCTGCTTACCTGGGGCTGCAAGTACAGCGTACCAGAAATGCTCAAGGTGAAGAAAAAAAAGAATTAATCAAAGGTAAGTATAATATCAGACACTACCAAATGGGGTCGATCCTCTTGGGTCTACTCGTAGCCGGTGCAGTTGGTGGTATGGCTGTCACCTACATTAATAATGGTAAATTGTTTGTCGGGCCTCACCTGTTGGCAGGACTAGGCATGACTAGTTTAATTGCATTTTCCGCCGCGCTATCTCCTTATATGCAAAAAGGCGCAAATTGGGCGCGGGTAACGCATATTTTGCTTAATTTCACACTTTTAGGGCTTTTTACTTGGCAAGCCGTCACCGGGGTGCAGATTGTTCAAAGAATTCTGACTAACGCATAG